Within the Alteromonas sp. M12 genome, the region GCCAGCTTCATCTTATGGGGCTTCACCGGTTTATTGAGTAAAGAATAACCTTTTTCTCGCACTTGTTGGCGAAGCTCATTGGTATAGTTGGCCGTAATCATAATCACAGGCACTGACTTTCCTAACACACTTTCGGTAATTTTCAGTGCATCAAAACCGGTTTCTCCGTTATCAAGATGGAAATCGGCAACTATCAATTGTGGCGCCAATGACCTTAACCAGTTGCGGTCTTGCAGTTGTTCTAGAGTTTGAACACTGGTTACCTGACATCCCCAGCCTTGCAATAAAGTCTCCATCCCGGAACAAATTTCAATATCATTATCAATGATTAGAATATTCGCATCTTCAAGGTGACTATTGAATCTATCTTGAGCCGTTGCTTGGTTCAAGGACAATTCTTGGCTGCTTTTTGTGCCATAAGGAATGAAGATACTAAACTTAGAACCTTGGCCTTCTACCGAAGTTACAGAGATACGATGATTCATAACACTGGCCAGCTTTTCAACGATAGCCAGACCTAAACCCAACCCCTGATCGTGACGTCGCTTTTTCGCATCAATACGGTTAAATTCGTGGAATATCTCCACTAACTTATCATCTGGAATGCCGATACCAGTATCACAGACTTGAATTTCCAGTGCCGATTTGCGTCTGCGAACCCCTAAGAGTATTGAGCCTTCATTGGTGTAACGCACGGCATTACTGAGTAAGTTACGTAAAATACGAGCCAATAAATAAGCATCAGAATGCACCACTCGGGTAGAGCCGCTAAATCGAAAACGTAAATTTTTCGCTTCGGTTTGCGGACCAAATTCACTGGCCAAATTATTCAATAAGTCATTAATCGAAAAGTCTTCTAATACGGGTTCGATCAAGCCAGCTTCAAGTTTTGAAATATCCACTAAAGCACTGATTAGTGATTCGAGGTTTTCCAATGAGTAACTTAACGAACTCAACAGTTTTTCAGCATCGGCACTCAAACTAAGTTCATTCAGCGCAGCGACAAATAGCCGCGAAGAATTCATCGGCTGCAATAAATCATGGCTAGTCGCCGCTAGGAACTTACTTTTAGATTCATTGGCGCGGTCTGCCTCGCTTTTCGCATCAATTAAACTTTTTTCGGCCAATTGGCGATCTTCTATTTCCTGGCGCAACTGCAGATTAATTTCAGATATTTTTTGGGTGCGTTGATTAACTCGCTGCTCCATGTAGTCATAGGCATGGCGTAACGCTTTGGCCGTTCTGCGCTGCTCAGTTACGTCTTGTTCTAACGTGAAAAATCCAATGACATTACGATCTTGGTCAAAGTGAGGAATGAAAGTCTTGTTGGAGATACGCGGATTACCACCATCGTGCCTGTGCTCAACCTCAAAGTTGACTGATTGCCCTTGCATCGCCCTTTCAATGTACAGATAAAGTTTGTTGAATTCTTCTTCACCTAGTACATCATTCAAATGGTGGCTAATGATTTCTGAGCGAGACCGCTGGAACCATTTTTCGAATTCGCGGTTGACGAATTCATAACACATATCTTTGTTTACATATGAAATCAACGCAGGCATCGCATCGGTTATTAATCGAATACGCTGCTCACTTTCTTGCAGAGCCTGTTGGTTTAGGCTGCGTTCGGTTATATCAGTGTAACTATTCAGATATCCACCGCCACTTATTGAATGCCGTTTGATAAGAATAACCTTGCCGCTTTGCAAGGTTTTTTCAGTCTCAAAATCATCCTTTTGAGTTAGAATACCTGACAATTGGTTCTCGGTAAGTGACTCATCTAACTCACTACCTCGCAGTAGTCCAAGATAGTTATCACCACGATGAAC harbors:
- a CDS encoding NahK/ErcS family hybrid sensor histidine kinase/response regulator — encoded protein: MTQTNVPLPESSELTVKVDHERTELEQLRYENQKLSKINNVLMRRVEMGWGNHSDAYQSFEDAALLADKVKERTQKLQQTLHRLEESNQKLEQARLDAERNRQASDQARQRLNDAIESISESFALFDDERKMVMVNSRCSEFWRKHNIDFEIGKTTFQEITAASLPYVDKQAKAQKTVGMYPDPITHTIFKLKDGTWIQMSERKSSEGDLVVVYTDITNIKQSDELRYEKAMAEQAQVLKSTLENMSQGIALVNANGNIETWNQRFLQLAGIRKNKVHRGDNYLGLLRGSELDESLTENQLSGILTQKDDFETEKTLQSGKVILIKRHSISGGGYLNSYTDITERSLNQQALQESEQRIRLITDAMPALISYVNKDMCYEFVNREFEKWFQRSRSEIISHHLNDVLGEEEFNKLYLYIERAMQGQSVNFEVEHRHDGGNPRISNKTFIPHFDQDRNVIGFFTLEQDVTEQRRTAKALRHAYDYMEQRVNQRTQKISEINLQLRQEIEDRQLAEKSLIDAKSEADRANESKSKFLAATSHDLLQPMNSSRLFVAALNELSLSADAEKLLSSLSYSLENLESLISALVDISKLEAGLIEPVLEDFSINDLLNNLASEFGPQTEAKNLRFRFSGSTRVVHSDAYLLARILRNLLSNAVRYTNEGSILLGVRRRKSALEIQVCDTGIGIPDDKLVEIFHEFNRIDAKKRRHDQGLGLGLAIVEKLASVMNHRISVTSVEGQGSKFSIFIPYGTKSSQELSLNQATAQDRFNSHLEDANILIIDNDIEICSGMETLLQGWGCQVTSVQTLEQLQDRNWLRSLAPQLIVADFHLDNGETGFDALKITESVLGKSVPVIMITANYTNELRQQVREKGYSLLNKPVKPHKMKLAISNLLSNN